AGCCCATGGCAGCTGCAATTGGTGCAGGGCTCCCTATTACTGAGCCCATTGCCAGTATGATTGTGGATATCGGAGGAGGAACCACGGAGGTAGCTGTAATCTCCCTGGGGGGAATTGTTGCCTCCCATTCTATCAAGGTTGCAGGCGATAAATTAGATGAAGCTATTGTGCAATATGTAAAGAGAAAATATAATCTTTTGATTGGAGAGGCAACCGCTGAGCAAATCAAGATTCAAATAGGCAATGTCTATCCAGAAGAACCCTATGATACCTTTGAAATTAAAGGCAGAGATTTAATTTCAGGCACACCCAAAACTATCACCATCACTTCAAAAGAGATTCAAGAGGCTATAAGAGAACCTATTGAGCTTATCATTCAGGCTATTAAGCAGGTGCTTGAAGAAACACCCCCAGAGCTTTCTGCTGACCTTGTGGATAGAGGTATAACCCTTTCTGGAGGTGGAGCTCTTTTAAGAAATCTTGACAAACTTATTTCCGAAGCAACAGGCCTTCCAGTCAGGGTAGCAGAAGATCCTCTTATCTGTGTTGCCCTTGGGGCAGGTAAAGCCCTTGACAACCTGGACAAACTTAAAGATATAATGATCTCTGCTTAAAGATTGTTTTTTCGGAAAAGCTCGTAATAATAGAGGACATCTCTTACATAGTTTACAGTCTCTGAATAAGGGGGTATACCCCTGTAAGATTTTACCGCTTCAGGACCTGCATTGTAAGCTGCAAGACTAAGCTTTAGATCTCCAAATTCATCAAGGAGCATCCTTAAATACCTTGCTCCTCCATAGATATTTTCAACTGGATCAAGGGGATTGCTGACTCCAACTAATCTTGCTGTGGATGGGATAAGTTGCATAACCCCCATGGCCCCTTTTGGAGAAACTGCCTGGGGATTAAAATTTGACTCAACCTTGGCCATAGCCTTCAATAACTTAGGATCAAGATTAAAGGCCCTGGCAACCTCATTAAAGATTTCATCAAATTTAGAAGAAAAAGCCCCTTCATTAAATCCTCGCTTGAGGGAGGAAAGTAACAAGGTATCTCTCTTATCCTTTTTAAGGGGTAGTCTCATATAAATTTTAAAGTTCTCGTTTAAGGGAAGATTAGAATAATATTTTTCCCCGGTTTCCTGATCTTCATAAACAAAAATTTTAGAGGCAAAAACCGGGGAGGAGAAAAAAACAAGCCCTATGCAAAGAATAATACTCAGGAACATGTTCTTTCCCCCTCTTTAAACAAATATTTCTTTAAACATTTATCGGAACAAAAAAAAAGCTCTTGAGAGCCTTTTTTTAATATCTTTCCCTGGTTCTGTGGAAAAAAAATTCCACAAGAAAGGCAAGCACACATCTCCATTTGGCGACTTTTTTGCTCCTGTTTAGCTTTAACCCGTTTCTTTTTATAATACCAAAAAACTCCTAAAAGGAGAAGTATCAAAATTAAATATTTCATATTTTAAGCTCCTCAGTTAGGGCTTTTATTCCCTGTTTCAGGTATTCTTTCTCTCTCTCCTGCTTTATCTCACAAAGTTTTTTCCCGGTGACTGGTTCTCTTAGATCTGGCTCTATCTCCAAAGTGGGGATAACTACAAAAGCTCTCTCAAGGGCTCTGGGATGAGGAATTTTAAGGATGGCACTGCTAAAGCGCAGATCTTCATAAAAAACAATATCAAGGTCTATGGGTCTATCGGAAAGACAAAGATCTTTCTTTCTTCCCATTTTAAACTCAATCTTTTTGAGTTCTAAAAAAAGGGCAAGGGGTGAGAGAAAAGTTCTTATCTTGACCACAAGATTATAAAAATAATTTTTGCTTTCAAAATAAAGAGGTCTTGTCTCATAAATCTTAGAGAGTTTTTCAATCTGAGCAGGAAGTTCTTGCAAGAGTTTGATAGCCCTTTCAAGATTTTCTCTACGATTACCAAGATTACTTCCCAGGGAAAGATAAACCCTTTTTAGGGTTTCAGGGTAGCAAGCCTCTTTACCGCTTCCCTTAATCGTTCTACTCCCACAGT
This window of the Caldimicrobium thiodismutans genome carries:
- a CDS encoding PP0621 family protein; the encoded protein is MKYLILILLLLGVFWYYKKKRVKAKQEQKSRQMEMCACLSCGIFFPQNQGKILKKGSQELFFCSDKCLKKYLFKEGERTCS
- the folK gene encoding 2-amino-4-hydroxy-6-hydroxymethyldihydropteridine diphosphokinase gives rise to the protein MKGSGKEACYPETLKRVYLSLGSNLGNRRENLERAIKLLQELPAQIEKLSKIYETRPLYFESKNYFYNLVVKIRTFLSPLALFLELKKIEFKMGRKKDLCLSDRPIDLDIVFYEDLRFSSAILKIPHPRALERAFVVIPTLEIEPDLREPVTGKKLCEIKQEREKEYLKQGIKALTEELKI
- a CDS encoding rod shape-determining protein, giving the protein MFARLFKIFSKDLAIDLGTANTLIYLEGKGIILKEPSVVAVKEDGRYKKVLAVGDEAKRMLGKTPGLIKAVRPLREGVIADFEVTEAMIRYFIQKVHNRSYLVKPRIIISVPSGTTQVERRAVKESAESAGAREVYLIEEPMAAAIGAGLPITEPIASMIVDIGGGTTEVAVISLGGIVASHSIKVAGDKLDEAIVQYVKRKYNLLIGEATAEQIKIQIGNVYPEEPYDTFEIKGRDLISGTPKTITITSKEIQEAIREPIELIIQAIKQVLEETPPELSADLVDRGITLSGGGALLRNLDKLISEATGLPVRVAEDPLICVALGAGKALDNLDKLKDIMISA
- a CDS encoding lytic transglycosylase domain-containing protein, with amino-acid sequence MFLSIILCIGLVFFSSPVFASKIFVYEDQETGEKYYSNLPLNENFKIYMRLPLKKDKRDTLLLSSLKRGFNEGAFSSKFDEIFNEVARAFNLDPKLLKAMAKVESNFNPQAVSPKGAMGVMQLIPSTARLVGVSNPLDPVENIYGGARYLRMLLDEFGDLKLSLAAYNAGPEAVKSYRGIPPYSETVNYVRDVLYYYELFRKNNL